TCTGGCACTACAACGGCACCGAAGCGGGCGCAGCGGTAGTGAAAAGCGTGACGATGGGCAGCCTGCTGTTTGCCATTATCGCGTCGATGGTCGCCTGGGCGTTGATCCGTAACCTGCCGGGTCTGCTGGAAGTGCTGGTGCTGTCGCGTCTTAAAATGCGCCAGGGCGCCTCGTACGCCATCACCACGATCCTGAACTACATCATCATTGCCGTCGGGGCGATGACGGTCTTCGGTTCGCTCGGCGTGTCGTGGGATAAACTGCAATGGCTGGCGGCGGCCTTATCGGTCGGTCTCGGTTTCGGCTTGCAGGAGATTTTCGGTAACTTTGTCTCGGGTTTGATCATTTTGTTCGAACGTCCGGTGCGGATTGGCGATACGGTGACGATCGGCACATTCTCTGGTACCGTCAGCAAGATCCGTATCCGCGCAACCACCATTACCGATTTCGATCGCAAAGAGGTGATCATCCCGAACAAGGCGTTTGTAACCGAGCGCCTGATCAACTGGTCGTTGTCTGATACCACCACCCGTCTGGTGATCCGCATTGGCGTGGCGTACGGTTCGGATCTGGATAAAGTGAAGAAAGTCCTGCTTCAGGCTGCGATGGAGCATCCGAAGGTGATGCACGATCCTGAGCCGGCGGTGTTCTTCACTACCTTCGGCGCCAGTACCCTGGATCATGAACTGCGTCTGTACGTGCGTGAACTTCGCGATCGTAGCCACACGGTTGATGAACTGAACCGATCAATCGATCGTCTGTGCCGTGAAAACAACATTGATATCGCCTTTAACCAGCTTGAAGTGCATCTGCGCAACGAGAAGGGCGATGAGGTCACAGAGGTGAAACGCGAGATCAAAGGCGACGATCCGACGCCTGCGGTTTAATCAAACGATCGCATGCCTGATGGCGTCACTTGCGTCTTAATCCGGCCTACAACGCAGGGTAAATTCCAATACCCGCTCAGAAATGTAGGCCTGATAAGCGCAGCGCCATCCGGCAAAAATCAATCAAGTTTGTCAGCAGTTTGAGCCACTTTTTTTTCATAGTCCCGTTTAACCATTTCCAGCGCTTTCAAGACGGTATCCGGGGCGACATGGTTTTCTTCCAGCAATACAATCAAATCGACGGCCAGTTTGACCTCATCCGGGGCGTTTTCAAGTGACATAGCGTCTCCAGGGATTAGCGAGTTAAACGCGCCAGGACACGTTCAATATTGTCCAGCGCCTTTCGACAGCGCGCCAGACGACCTTCATAGATTTCCACTTCGCGTTGCAGCGTTTGTTGTTCGTCCAGACGGGTGACCTGAGCCAGCCGCGCTTTGCGCTGCGCGGTCATTTCCTGCAAACGTCGCTCAAATTCCTGATGCTGGATGCGTCTGCGTTGCCAGTGTGCCAGACCCGGCGAGGCGCTGTCCCACTCCCGCAGCGACCAGCTGGCAGTTTCGCGGGAGATTGCTTCCAGTTGCGACGCCAGATGTTCCGCCAGCCAGGCCACTTGCGGCAGTTGCTGCTGTTCAACCGCCTGACGTAGCGCCTGAAGGTGGCCTTCAGCTTCATCCAGACAGGCCTGGAGCAGGGTGCTACGCGTCTGAAAAAGATGGCGATCGAAACGGGCGCTGATCGTGGCATGCTGCGCCACCGGCGCACAGCGTTGGCGCAGGAGGGCGAGCTGATCTTCCAGCTTTTGCAGCAGCATGGCGGTTTTCACTGTAACACTCCGATGAAAATGATAACTGTTATGCTAAAGTAGCGTTCTGGTTTGCGATATGCCTT
The sequence above is drawn from the Citrobacter amalonaticus genome and encodes:
- the rsmS gene encoding pleiotropic regulatory protein RsmS, which codes for MSLENAPDEVKLAVDLIVLLEENHVAPDTVLKALEMVKRDYEKKVAQTADKLD
- the priC gene encoding primosomal replication protein N'' — encoded protein: MKTAMLLQKLEDQLALLRQRCAPVAQHATISARFDRHLFQTRSTLLQACLDEAEGHLQALRQAVEQQQLPQVAWLAEHLASQLEAISRETASWSLREWDSASPGLAHWQRRRIQHQEFERRLQEMTAQRKARLAQVTRLDEQQTLQREVEIYEGRLARCRKALDNIERVLARLTR